In one window of Euwallacea similis isolate ESF13 chromosome 4, ESF131.1, whole genome shotgun sequence DNA:
- the Fas2 gene encoding fasciclin-2 isoform X4 has protein sequence MLVFTGLTAQQAGNYSCHASYTNTQFLSASVEVSTFKDVQFTDAPESQYSKVGTNFKIKCIVKGDPYPIIDWYKGDELIAENTEKYIRDIDGLIISNVTEADDGVYKCSALVPSTGVYKTRNIKVEIQVPPKILPMKSIEVVEGETASVQCTATGKPPPSYQWIKLDRRNDLSKTDRFDVKKLTGELIMNRVEFGDDGKYKCVAVNPAGNVETEVRINVLVKPQIYELLNATTPVGSESRLLCKTKGRPPPKVTFRKLSSSKPFTVEKQIEDTRITLKQETFNDAGEAFGTLIINNLTRSDDGLYECIAENPTGAAYKNGHITVWFKPTFNRTKDLPPVWSWDGRPGNLSCLPEAIPNATIVWRWNQIEISEENFNNRRVSRTNFEVIGKSPQSFLIVKPYNEPRYYTLYECLARNALGEASITIQLKQGSVPLAIGQIKPNTVTATTIKFSIVPPSNYDGLPIRSYTVQYKPERQEQSWENSLMHTWSNGAPYILENLVSEATYHFRFAARNDVGLGPWTNGPVIMMPRRSAPAEPTILVPGVVNLTETKEFSAPYSNHFEIRWNVPADNGEPIEHYLIRFCQVHKIDDAERDIECSENIQQSVQYTNFPLNGLMPDTSYKVELRALNAMGSSSPATIRFRTARGIGPVPLNSASMSSGLIIGLVVAGLVALLIVVDLICFCLYRIGVTALCCDRARRKKKDEEDPKLGSLYSWRFPLPYCSYKAAPAHPNSLNLPQPIKLAGTPLEEKEPLNQPAEKPVSVEFDGRQVYTKPGEIIGKHSAV, from the exons ATGCTGGTCTTCACAGGGCTTACAGCTCAACAGGCAGGAAATTACAGTTGCCATGCGAGCTACACCAATACTCAGTTTTTATCTGCCTCTGTCGAAGTCAGCACTTTca AGGATGTGCAGTTTACAGACGCTCCAGAGAGTCAGTACTCCAAGGTAGGAACCAATTTCAAGATCAAATGCATAGTGAAAGGCGACCCATATCCCATCATTGACTGGTACAAAGGGGACGAATTGATTGCTGAAAATACTGAAAAGTACATTAGAGATATTGATGGTCTCATCATAAGTAATGTAACTGAGGCTGATGATGGCGTGTACAAGTGTTCAGCTTTGGTGCCTTCTACTGGGGTGTATAAGACCAGAAACATCAAG GTGGAGATTCAAGTACCACCAAAAATTCTCCCAATGAAGTCGATCGAAGTGGTGGAAGGGGAAACTGCTTCGGTGCAGTGCACAGCCACCGGAAAACCTCCTCCATCCTATCAATGGATAAAACTGGACCGCCGAAACGATTTATCTAAAACGGATCGATTCGACGTTAAAAAGCTAACAG GGGAACTAATAATGAACAGAGTCGAATTCGGCGATGACGGGAAGTACAAGTGTGTGGCCGTAAACCCCGCTGGAAATGTGGAAACAGAAGTCAGGATAAACGTTTTAGTGAAACCGCAAATATACGAATTGTTGAATGCCACAACACCTGTGGGTAGCGAAAGTCGACTCTTGTGCAAAACAAAGGGTCGACCACCACCAAAGGTCACATTCAGGAAACTTAGCAGTTCGAAACCCTTTACAGTGGAAAAGCAAATCGAGGATACAAGAATCACCCTGAAACAAGAAACTTTTAATGATGCAG GTGAAGCTTTTGGGACTCTGATAATCAATAATCTCACTAGAAGCGACGACGGTCTCTATGAATGCATAGCAGAAAATCCGACAGGAGCCGCATATAAGAACGGACACATTACCGTATGGTTTAAGCCGACATTTAATCGAACCAAAGATTTACCTCCGGTTTGGAGCTGGGATGGTAGACCAGGGAATTTATCTTGTCTACCCGAAGCCATTCCAAATGCCACGATAGTTTGGCGGTGGAATCAAATTGAAATCTCCGAGGAGAACTTCAATAATAGACGAGTTTCGCGAACGAATTTTGAAGTTATCGGAAAGAGTCCGCAATCGTTCCTCATTGTCAAGCCATACAATGAGCCGCG CTATTACACATTGTACGAGTGCTTGGCAAGAAACGCTCTTGGAGAGGCGTCAATTACAATCCAGTTAAAGCAAGGCTCCGTTCCTTTGGCAATCGGTCAAATAAAACCTAATACAGTCACGGCCAcaactattaaattttccattgtgCCACCGAGTAACTACGACGGATTGCCAATTAGGTCCTATACAGTTCAATATAAGCCCGAAAGGCAGGAGCAAAGCTGGGAAAACTCTTTGATGCACACATGGAGCAATG GTGCTCCTTACATCCTCGAAAACCTAGTCTCCGAAGCGACTTATCATTTCCGATTTGCGGCCAGAAATGACGTCGGTTTGGGACCGTGGACCAATGGTCCAGTGATTATGATGCCTCGTCGATCAGCGCCGGCTGAACCGACCATTTTAGTGCCAGGTGTCGTTAATCTGACTGAAACCAAAGAATTTTCCGCTCCTTATTCCAATCACTTCGAAATTCGGTGGAATGTGCCTGCTGATAATGGGGAGCCGATTGAGCATTACCTTATCAGGTTTTGCCAG GTGCACAAAATTGATGATGCAGAACGAGACATTGAATGCAGCGAAAACATCCAGCAGTCAGTGCAATACACGAACTTTCCCCTCAACGGCCTCATGCCCGATACCTCCTATAAAGTGGAGCTGAGGGCTCTAAACGCCATGGGTTCGAGCTCCCCTGCCACCATCAGATTTAGAACTGCAAGAG GTATCGGCCCAGTTCCCCTGAATAGTGCCAGCATGAGCAGTGGCCTCATAATCGGACTAGTGGTGGCGGGCCTTGTGGCTTTGCTGATAGTGGTGGACTTGATCTGCTTCTGCCTGTACAGGATCGGTGTGACCGCCCTGTGCTGCGACCGGGCCCGCAGGAAGAAAAAGGACGAAGAGGACCCCAAGCTTGGAAG TTTATACAGTTGGCGATTTCCCCTGCCTTATTGCAGTTACAAAGCGGCACCGGCGCACCCGAATTCGCTCAATCTGCCACAACCGATCAAATTAGCTGGGACACCACT cgAAGAGAAAGAGCCCCTCAACCAACCAGCGGAAAAACCTGTGAGCGTGGAATTCGACGGACGACAAGTTTACACCAAACCTGgagaaattattggaaaacaTTCGGCAGTTTAG